One genomic window of Vicugna pacos chromosome 18, VicPac4, whole genome shotgun sequence includes the following:
- the COQ7 gene encoding 5-demethoxyubiquinone hydroxylase, mitochondrial, which yields MSYAGATAARSLRRLHAGGPRALSAYGRRVSVRFCSSGMTLDNINWAAVDRIIRVDHAGEYGANRIYAGQMAVLGRTSVGPVIQKMWDQEKDHLKKFNELMVAFRVRPTVLMPFWNVVGFALGAGTALLGKAGAMACTVAVEESIAHHYNNQIRTLMEEEPEKYQELLQVIRKFRDEELEHHDIGLEHDAELAPAYAVLKTVIQAGCRVAIHLSERF from the exons ATGAGCTACGCCGGGGCGACGGCGGCTCGCTCCCTGCGGCGGCTGCACGCGGGCGGCCCGCGGGCCCTCTCAG CTTATGGAAGAAGAGTCAGTGTCAGATTTTGCAGCTCAGGAATGACCTTAGACAACATCAACTGGGCAGCCGTGGACCGAATAATCCGGGTGGACCATGCGGGTGAATATGGAGCGAACCGCATCTATGCAGGGCAGATGGCCGTCCTGGGTCGGACGAGCGTCGGACCGGTCATTCAG AAAATGTGGGATCAAGAAAAGGACCACTTGAAAAAGTTCAATGAGTTGATGGTTGCATTCAGGGTGCGGCCGACCGTTCTGATGCCCTTTTGGAATGTGGTGGGGTTTGCGCTGG GCGCAGGAACCGCCCTGCTGGGGAAGGCGGGTGCGATGGCCTGCACCGTGGCCGTGGAGGAGTCCATTGCACATCACTACAACAACCAGATCAGGACGCTGATGGAGGAGGAGCCTGAAAAATACCAGGAGCTTCTTCAG GTGATACGGAAGTTTCGGGACGAAGAGCTTGAGCACCATGACATAGGCCTGGAACACGACGCAGAACTG gCTCCAGCATATGCCGTTCTGAAGACCGTCATCCAGGCCGGCTGCCGCGTGGCGATACATTTATCAGAAAGATTTTAG